One Amycolatopsis thermophila DNA segment encodes these proteins:
- a CDS encoding multicopper oxidase family protein yields the protein MTLSRRTLFRVTAGGLLLAGCAAGGANTETESSAGTLLRSTANLPEPFTVPLPVPPVLEPVRTDATTDYYEITQRAAPVEILPGLRTTVWGYDGVFPGPTLESRRGRTTVVRQRNELGVPVAVHLHGGRTPPEHDGYPLDLVAPGAAREYVYPLDQPAATLWYHDHRADFTGPQVYRGLAGFHLHRDDEEDALPLPRGEREVPLMIADRSFAEDGSFAYPSTDPSLLGHPGVTRDFVSGVLGDCVLVNGAPWPVLEVAAARYRFRILNASNARRYRLALDPPGPGFVQIGSDQGLLAAPVAHDQLQIAQAERFDVVVDFSGYPPGEEVTLVNRLGEDGTARVMRFVVTHRAADDSAVPTRLADVRPLSRADAVAEREFTFRRGGAEQHGMTLWTVNGEPFGAGSVAAEPTLGSVELWRFRAQNVPHPVHVHLAPFQVLGAGRYTRGWKDTVDLASGDQAEVLVHFDGYRGKYVLHCHNLEHEDMMMMANFRVR from the coding sequence ATGACGCTTTCCCGGCGCACCCTGTTCCGCGTCACCGCGGGCGGACTGCTGCTGGCCGGGTGTGCCGCCGGCGGCGCCAACACCGAGACCGAGTCCAGCGCCGGAACCCTGTTGCGCAGCACGGCGAACCTGCCCGAGCCGTTCACCGTGCCGCTGCCGGTGCCGCCGGTGCTCGAACCGGTGCGCACCGACGCCACCACCGACTACTACGAGATCACCCAGCGCGCGGCGCCCGTGGAGATCCTGCCCGGCCTGCGGACGACGGTGTGGGGGTACGACGGCGTCTTCCCCGGCCCCACGCTGGAGTCCCGCCGCGGGCGCACCACCGTCGTCCGGCAGCGCAACGAGCTCGGCGTGCCGGTCGCGGTCCACCTGCACGGCGGACGGACCCCGCCCGAACACGACGGCTATCCGCTGGACCTCGTCGCACCCGGCGCCGCGCGCGAGTACGTCTACCCGCTGGACCAGCCGGCGGCGACGCTCTGGTATCACGACCACCGGGCCGACTTCACGGGCCCGCAGGTCTACCGCGGCCTCGCCGGGTTCCACCTGCACCGCGACGACGAGGAGGACGCGCTGCCCCTGCCGCGCGGCGAGCGGGAGGTGCCGCTGATGATCGCGGACCGGTCGTTCGCCGAGGACGGCTCGTTCGCCTACCCCTCGACCGACCCGTCCCTGCTCGGCCACCCGGGCGTCACCCGCGATTTCGTGAGCGGCGTGCTCGGCGATTGCGTGCTGGTGAACGGCGCGCCGTGGCCGGTGCTGGAGGTGGCCGCCGCGCGCTACCGGTTCCGGATCCTGAACGCCTCCAACGCGCGCCGGTACCGGCTCGCGCTGGACCCGCCGGGACCCGGGTTCGTGCAGATCGGCAGCGACCAGGGGCTGCTGGCCGCGCCGGTCGCGCACGACCAGCTGCAGATCGCGCAGGCCGAACGGTTCGACGTCGTGGTCGACTTCTCCGGCTACCCGCCGGGGGAAGAGGTCACGCTGGTGAACCGGCTCGGCGAGGACGGGACGGCGCGCGTGATGCGGTTCGTGGTCACGCACCGGGCCGCCGACGACAGCGCCGTCCCAACGCGACTGGCCGACGTCCGGCCGTTGTCCCGCGCGGATGCGGTGGCCGAGCGCGAGTTCACCTTCCGGCGCGGCGGGGCCGAGCAGCACGGGATGACACTGTGGACGGTCAACGGGGAGCCGTTCGGCGCCGGTTCCGTCGCGGCCGAGCCCACGCTGGGTTCGGTCGAGCTGTGGCGGTTCCGGGCGCAGAACGTGCCGCACCCGGTGCACGTCCACCTGGCGCCGTTCCAGGTGCTCGGCGCCGGCCGGTACACGCGGGGGTGGAAGGACACCGTCGACCTGGCCAGCGGTGACCAGGCCGAGGTGCTCGTCCACTTCGACGGTTACCGCGGGAAGTACGTCCTGCACTGCCACAACCTGGAGCACGAGGACATGATGATGATGGCGAACTTCCGGGTGCGGTGA
- a CDS encoding sensor histidine kinase translates to MSERQRVLADAALGIATSAVVAVAIAMDLGGARAPDPVAYLFAAGLGALMFVRRRFPVLALTATAAGLLAYYAAGYPPVGLALPVSAALYSAAEAGRPAVAAATAAGLVLVSTFFRLRQGENPDYLLGFELASTIGLMLSAITLGSTVRATRLLRAEQRRTARQAAAEREWEARRRVEEERLRIARDLHDVVGHTLAVVSVQASVATEALDDDPAAVRSALAAIRRAGDEAVNDLRTTLGLLTRDDAGRAPAGSLRHLDPLIASTALDVTVSTDGDPVPLPAVVDTTAYRIVQEALTNCLRHARASRAEVRLRYEPDRLRISVRDDGVGAELPVRGGHGLDGMRERAVLLGGSVTLESRPGAGFLVDASLPVEPR, encoded by the coding sequence GTGAGCGAGCGACAGCGCGTGCTCGCCGACGCCGCGCTCGGGATCGCGACCTCAGCGGTGGTCGCCGTCGCCATCGCGATGGACCTCGGCGGCGCGCGAGCACCGGACCCGGTGGCCTACCTGTTCGCGGCGGGCCTGGGCGCGCTCATGTTCGTGCGGCGCCGGTTCCCGGTACTCGCGCTGACGGCGACCGCGGCCGGGCTGCTCGCCTACTACGCGGCCGGCTACCCGCCGGTCGGGCTCGCGCTGCCCGTGTCGGCCGCGTTGTACTCGGCGGCCGAGGCGGGCCGCCCCGCGGTCGCGGCGGCGACGGCGGCGGGACTGGTGCTGGTCAGCACGTTCTTCCGGTTGCGGCAGGGCGAGAACCCGGACTACCTGCTCGGGTTCGAGCTGGCCTCGACGATCGGCCTGATGCTGAGTGCGATCACGCTGGGCAGCACGGTGCGCGCGACCCGCCTGCTGCGCGCCGAACAGCGCCGGACCGCGCGACAGGCCGCCGCGGAACGGGAGTGGGAGGCCCGGCGGCGGGTCGAGGAGGAACGGCTGCGCATCGCACGCGACCTGCACGACGTCGTCGGCCACACCCTCGCCGTGGTGTCGGTCCAGGCCAGCGTGGCCACCGAGGCGCTCGACGACGACCCCGCCGCGGTCCGCTCCGCGCTGGCCGCGATCCGCCGTGCCGGCGACGAAGCGGTCAACGACCTGCGCACCACCCTCGGCCTGCTGACCCGTGACGACGCCGGGCGCGCCCCCGCCGGCAGCCTGCGGCACCTGGACCCGCTGATCGCCTCGACCGCGCTGGACGTGACCGTGTCGACGGACGGCGATCCGGTCCCGCTGCCCGCGGTCGTCGACACCACGGCGTACCGGATCGTGCAGGAGGCCCTGACGAACTGCCTGCGTCACGCGCGGGCGAGCCGGGCCGAGGTCCGGCTCCGCTACGAACCGGACCGCCTCCGGATCAGCGTGCGCGACGACGGGGTGGGCGCCGAACTGCCCGTGCGCGGCGGGCACGGCCTCGACGGCATGCGCGAGCGCGCGGTGCTGCTGGGCGGTTCGGTGACGCTCGAGTCCCGTCCCGGCGCCGGGTTCCTGGTCGACGCGAGCCTGCCGGTGGAGCCGCGGTGA
- a CDS encoding response regulator, whose amino-acid sequence MIRVALADDQHLMRAGLSALLARAEDITIVGEAADGAEAVELAHTRRPDVVLMDIRMPRLDGIEATRRIVADPRLRAVRVVVLTTFDTDEHILDAIRAGASGFLLKNTEPAELRAAVRTVAGGEALLSPSVTRRVMATLARGHAPADPARLARLTERERELLREVAAGRSNDEIAQRLFLSPATTRTYVSRLLSKLDARDRAQLVHIAYETGLVRPGGA is encoded by the coding sequence GTGATCCGGGTCGCGCTCGCCGATGACCAGCACCTGATGCGGGCCGGCCTGTCCGCGCTGCTGGCGCGCGCCGAGGACATCACGATCGTCGGCGAGGCCGCCGACGGTGCGGAAGCCGTCGAACTGGCGCACACCCGACGGCCGGACGTCGTGCTGATGGACATCCGGATGCCGCGCCTGGACGGCATCGAGGCGACCCGGCGGATCGTCGCGGACCCGCGGCTGCGTGCCGTGCGGGTCGTGGTGCTGACCACGTTCGACACCGACGAGCACATCCTCGACGCGATCCGCGCCGGCGCCTCGGGTTTCCTGCTGAAGAACACCGAACCCGCGGAGCTGCGGGCCGCGGTGCGCACGGTCGCCGGCGGTGAGGCGCTGTTGTCGCCCTCGGTGACCCGGCGGGTCATGGCCACGCTCGCCCGCGGGCACGCCCCGGCCGATCCCGCGCGCCTGGCCCGGCTGACCGAGCGGGAACGGGAGCTGCTCAGGGAGGTCGCCGCCGGGCGGTCCAACGACGAGATCGCGCAGCGGTTGTTCCTCAGCCCGGCCACCACGCGGACCTACGTCAGCCGCCTGCTGTCCAAACTGGACGCTCGTGACCGCGCCCAGCTGGTGCACATCGCCTACGAAACCGGCCTGGTCCGTCCCGGCGGCGCCTAG
- a CDS encoding GNAT family N-acetyltransferase, translating into MPETLPAHGDVRLRPFNDGDAAMLVDMSTDPYVPLTGTLPFQATHDEVLAYIRRQHGRLHTGYGYSFCIADARTDEPLGQTGLWLASIDQGRATAGYCVAPRSRGRGLAGQALRALTSFAWTIEDLYRVELYIEPWNAASVRTAEGAGYVREGCLRSHQWIGERRVDMLLYAAVSGA; encoded by the coding sequence ATGCCGGAGACCCTGCCCGCGCACGGTGACGTGCGGTTGCGCCCCTTCAACGATGGCGATGCCGCCATGCTGGTCGACATGTCGACCGATCCGTATGTGCCGCTCACCGGAACCCTCCCCTTCCAGGCGACGCACGACGAGGTGCTGGCCTACATCCGGCGCCAGCACGGGCGGCTGCACACCGGATACGGCTACTCGTTCTGCATCGCGGACGCCCGGACGGACGAGCCGCTGGGGCAGACCGGCCTGTGGCTGGCGTCGATCGACCAGGGCCGGGCGACGGCCGGGTACTGCGTGGCGCCGCGCAGCCGCGGGCGGGGGCTGGCGGGGCAGGCTCTGCGGGCGTTGACCTCGTTCGCCTGGACCATCGAGGACTTGTACCGGGTCGAGTTGTACATCGAGCCGTGGAATGCGGCCTCGGTGCGGACTGCGGAGGGGGCCGGGTACGTGCGGGAGGGGTGTTTGCGGAGTCATCAGTGGATCGGGGAGCGGCGGGTCGACATGCTCCTTTACGCGGCGGTGTCCGGGGCGTAG
- a CDS encoding amylo-alpha-1,6-glucosidase: protein MTPEAFNAGEPVPVSSPGGTVTLVEGSTFCLSGNTGDIQAGTSHGLFFRDARLLSRWELRLDGQTPHPLSVISPEAFAARFVLRRNPKPGQADSTLLLVRERLVGDGLRETITLRNLGRENTVATLTLHVDADFSDLFAVKEGRPAHGGADATVAGSELLLRDRSDGSRGLSVSATADPLAAPGVLNWRVVVPAHGEWSTEIVVQPTLGNRRVRPQFDRGEEVETSGPARKIRAWRDDSTVIAADDPVLTQVLNRTESDLGALQIHDKSQDGRPFVAAGAPWFMTLFGRDSLLTAWMALPLDVGLALGTLETLAELQGKRVDPLTEEEPGRILHELRLGPDSDQVLGGSHYYGTVDASPLFVMLLAECWRWGAGETAVRALLPAADAALEWLERYGDRDGDGFVEYRRATDRGLLNQGWKDSFDGINDAAGRLGTTPIALCEVQGYAYAAWLARAELADAFNDPATAARCRERAQRLRERFADAFWLPDQGWYAVALDGRKQPLDALTSNTAHCLWSGIATDEHAAVLIDRLNRPEMDSGYGLRTLSSAMGAYNPMSYHNGSVWPHDTAIAVAGLLRYAHLPGAVELAQRLATGLLDAAAAFGGRLPELFCGFSRSEFSPPIPYPTSCSPQAWASAAPLLLVRSFLGLEPHVPQQRLVVRPHLPRQWGRVSLADLRLGELTVQVEADHEVAKVQGLPEGWDLRVGG, encoded by the coding sequence ATGACGCCCGAGGCGTTCAACGCCGGCGAACCGGTCCCGGTGAGCAGCCCGGGCGGGACGGTCACGCTCGTCGAGGGCAGCACGTTCTGCCTGTCCGGCAACACCGGGGACATCCAGGCGGGCACCTCGCACGGCCTGTTCTTCCGCGACGCGCGGCTGCTCTCCCGCTGGGAGCTGCGTCTCGACGGGCAGACCCCGCACCCGCTGTCGGTCATCTCGCCGGAGGCGTTCGCCGCGCGGTTCGTGCTGCGCCGCAACCCCAAGCCGGGCCAGGCCGACAGCACCCTGCTGCTGGTGCGCGAACGCCTCGTCGGCGACGGCCTGCGGGAGACGATCACGTTGCGGAACCTGGGCCGGGAGAACACCGTGGCGACGCTGACCCTGCACGTCGACGCGGACTTCTCCGACCTGTTCGCGGTCAAGGAGGGCCGCCCCGCGCACGGCGGGGCGGACGCCACCGTCGCGGGCTCGGAACTGTTGCTGCGCGACCGGTCCGACGGCTCCCGCGGTCTGTCGGTGAGCGCCACCGCGGACCCGCTCGCCGCGCCCGGCGTGCTGAACTGGCGGGTCGTCGTGCCCGCGCACGGCGAATGGTCGACCGAGATCGTGGTGCAGCCGACGCTGGGCAACCGGCGGGTGCGGCCGCAGTTCGACCGCGGCGAAGAGGTCGAGACCAGCGGGCCCGCCCGCAAGATCCGCGCGTGGCGGGACGACAGCACGGTGATCGCGGCCGACGACCCGGTGCTCACGCAGGTGCTCAACCGCACCGAAAGCGACCTCGGCGCGCTGCAGATCCACGACAAGAGCCAGGACGGCCGTCCGTTCGTCGCGGCCGGCGCGCCGTGGTTCATGACCCTGTTCGGCCGCGACAGCCTGCTCACCGCGTGGATGGCGCTGCCGCTGGACGTCGGCCTCGCGCTGGGCACGCTGGAAACCCTGGCCGAACTGCAGGGCAAACGGGTCGACCCGCTCACCGAGGAGGAACCCGGGCGGATCCTGCACGAGCTGCGGCTCGGCCCGGACAGCGACCAGGTGCTCGGCGGCAGCCACTACTACGGCACGGTGGACGCCTCGCCGCTGTTCGTCATGCTGCTGGCCGAATGCTGGCGCTGGGGTGCCGGGGAAACCGCGGTGCGGGCGCTGCTCCCGGCCGCCGACGCCGCGCTGGAGTGGCTGGAGCGCTACGGCGACCGCGACGGCGACGGGTTCGTCGAATACCGGCGCGCGACCGACCGCGGCCTGCTCAACCAGGGCTGGAAGGACAGCTTCGACGGCATCAACGACGCGGCCGGGCGCCTGGGCACCACGCCGATCGCGCTGTGCGAGGTGCAGGGGTACGCCTACGCCGCCTGGCTGGCCCGCGCCGAACTGGCCGACGCGTTCAACGACCCGGCCACCGCGGCCCGGTGCCGGGAGCGGGCGCAGCGGTTGCGCGAGCGGTTCGCCGACGCGTTCTGGCTGCCGGACCAGGGCTGGTACGCCGTCGCGCTGGACGGGCGCAAGCAGCCGCTGGACGCGTTGACCAGCAACACGGCGCACTGCCTGTGGTCGGGCATCGCGACCGACGAGCACGCGGCCGTGCTGATCGACCGGCTCAACCGGCCGGAGATGGACAGCGGCTACGGGCTGCGGACGTTGTCCTCGGCGATGGGCGCCTACAACCCGATGAGCTACCACAACGGTTCGGTGTGGCCGCACGACACGGCGATCGCGGTGGCCGGGCTGCTGCGGTACGCGCACCTGCCGGGCGCCGTCGAGCTGGCGCAGCGGCTCGCGACCGGGCTGCTCGACGCGGCGGCCGCGTTCGGCGGGCGGCTGCCCGAGCTGTTCTGCGGCTTCTCGCGGTCGGAGTTCAGCCCGCCGATCCCGTACCCGACGTCGTGCTCGCCGCAGGCGTGGGCGAGCGCGGCGCCGCTGCTGCTCGTGCGGTCGTTCCTCGGGCTCGAACCGCACGTGCCGCAGCAGCGGCTGGTGGTCCGCCCGCACCTGCCGCGGCAGTGGGGGCGGGTGAGCCTGGCGGATCTGCGGCTGGGCGAGCTGACCGTGCAGGTCGAGGCGGATCACGAAGTGGCCAAGGTCCAGGGGCTGCCGGAGGGGTGGGACCTGCGCGTGGGCGGGTGA
- a CDS encoding glycosyltransferase family 4 protein, producing the protein MRRDDPGRPLRVAMVVPPYFDVPPKAYGGVEAVVADLADALVDRGHSVTLIGAGRPGTKARFVPVWDRTVPELLGEPYPEVMHAVAARRAVQRLAATGGVDVVHDHTLAGPLNAPAYGVPTVVTVHGPVGEDMARYYSELGDDVHLVAISDRQRELAPGLNWIGTVHNALRLADWPYESEKDDYALFLGRFHPDKAPHLALEAAHRAGLRLILAGKCAEPVEKEYFEREVRPRLTEHDHVFGVADATAKRELLAKARCLLFPIQWEEPFGMVMIEAMACGTPVVALRSGAVPEVVVDGVTGLVRDDPADLVRALHDVRHLDPAKCRAHVAEHFDIGGLGAGYEAAYRRAVEVSSLRRDYAALDSALDRAYDQMDNDGPALQPSGGRP; encoded by the coding sequence GTGCGGCGGGACGATCCCGGCCGCCCGCTTCGCGTGGCGATGGTCGTCCCGCCCTACTTCGACGTTCCCCCGAAGGCCTACGGCGGGGTCGAGGCCGTGGTCGCCGACCTCGCCGACGCCCTCGTCGACCGCGGGCACTCGGTCACGCTCATCGGCGCCGGACGGCCCGGCACGAAGGCCCGGTTCGTCCCGGTGTGGGACCGCACGGTGCCCGAGCTGCTCGGCGAGCCCTACCCCGAGGTCATGCACGCCGTCGCCGCGCGCCGGGCCGTGCAGCGGCTCGCCGCGACCGGCGGTGTCGACGTCGTGCACGACCACACGCTCGCCGGCCCGCTCAACGCACCCGCCTACGGGGTGCCGACCGTGGTCACCGTGCACGGCCCGGTCGGCGAGGACATGGCGCGCTACTACTCGGAACTGGGCGACGACGTGCACCTGGTCGCCATCAGCGACCGGCAGCGCGAGCTGGCGCCGGGTCTGAACTGGATCGGCACCGTCCACAACGCACTGCGCCTGGCCGACTGGCCGTACGAGTCCGAAAAGGACGACTACGCGCTGTTCCTCGGCCGGTTCCACCCGGACAAGGCGCCACACCTCGCACTCGAAGCGGCGCACCGCGCGGGCCTGCGGCTGATCCTGGCCGGCAAGTGCGCCGAGCCCGTCGAGAAGGAGTACTTCGAGCGGGAGGTCCGGCCGCGGCTCACCGAGCACGACCACGTGTTCGGCGTCGCCGACGCGACCGCGAAGCGCGAACTGCTCGCCAAGGCCCGCTGCCTGCTCTTCCCGATCCAGTGGGAGGAACCGTTCGGCATGGTCATGATCGAGGCGATGGCGTGCGGCACCCCGGTGGTGGCGCTGCGGTCCGGTGCGGTGCCGGAGGTCGTCGTCGACGGCGTCACCGGCCTGGTCCGCGACGATCCGGCCGACCTGGTGCGGGCCCTGCACGACGTCCGGCACCTCGATCCGGCGAAGTGCCGGGCGCACGTCGCCGAGCACTTCGACATCGGCGGCCTCGGCGCCGGCTACGAGGCGGCCTACCGGCGCGCGGTCGAGGTCAGCAGCCTCCGGCGGGACTACGCGGCACTGGACTCCGCGCTCGACCGGGCGTACGACCAGATGGACAACGACGGGCCCGCCCTGCAGCCCTCCGGAGGACGGCCATGA
- a CDS encoding LysR family transcriptional regulator produces MDTEAVRSFVRAAELGQLQHAADELGVTQQAVSKRIAALERELEVRLFTRTARGVELTLDGQAFLPHARAVVAGVERGIRAVRPNSRALRIDVLGFRTGQAVILHDYWRAHPDTDLDVVTLRAGDPRVVAAAVRAGDIDASFRTVTDPATLPPEVRMTHVLDVPLELLVGPGHPLAAARTVTPAQLRGHRIWVPGIAPRSEWAEFYDELAADLDLRIDGAGPNFGVEVLLETLADSPDVATLVSPRDRLTWPAHHDLRRVPVAGPAIAYPLSLIFRRVDPHPRLHAIIRHFRSLAAVPGPVWRPAWGRTSWASNA; encoded by the coding sequence GTGGATACCGAAGCGGTGCGGTCGTTCGTCCGGGCGGCGGAGCTCGGGCAGTTGCAACACGCCGCGGACGAGCTGGGGGTGACACAACAGGCGGTCTCGAAGCGGATCGCCGCACTGGAGCGTGAGCTGGAGGTCCGCCTGTTCACCCGCACCGCCCGCGGGGTCGAGCTGACGCTCGACGGCCAGGCGTTCCTGCCGCACGCACGGGCCGTCGTCGCGGGCGTCGAGCGCGGCATCCGCGCGGTCCGGCCGAACTCGCGCGCCCTGCGGATCGACGTCCTCGGGTTCCGCACCGGACAGGCCGTCATCCTGCACGACTACTGGCGGGCGCATCCGGACACGGACCTCGACGTGGTGACCCTGCGGGCCGGCGATCCGCGCGTCGTGGCCGCCGCCGTACGGGCGGGCGACATCGACGCCTCGTTCCGCACGGTCACCGACCCGGCCACGCTGCCACCGGAGGTCCGGATGACCCACGTGCTCGACGTCCCGCTGGAGCTCCTCGTCGGCCCGGGTCACCCGCTCGCCGCCGCGCGGACGGTCACGCCGGCGCAGCTGCGCGGCCACCGGATCTGGGTCCCGGGCATCGCACCCCGGAGCGAATGGGCGGAGTTCTACGACGAGCTCGCCGCCGACCTGGACCTGCGCATCGACGGCGCGGGCCCGAACTTCGGCGTCGAGGTGCTGCTGGAGACCCTCGCCGACTCGCCGGACGTGGCCACCCTCGTCAGCCCGCGCGACCGCCTGACCTGGCCGGCGCACCACGACCTGCGCCGCGTCCCGGTCGCCGGCCCGGCGATCGCCTACCCGCTGTCCCTCATCTTCCGCCGCGTGGACCCGCACCCGCGGCTCCACGCGATCATCCGCCACTTCCGGAGCCTGGCGGCGGTCCCCGGGCCGGTCTGGCGTCCCGCATGGGGGCGCACCTCCTGGGCGAGCAATGCGTGA
- a CDS encoding ABC transporter substrate-binding protein, with translation MSRRVRLPRLRSLVAASVAGVLGLGLVACGDVQDSSTQTASSASADPAAFPVSITHKFGTTKIEKAPQRVVVIGTSSDDLDAAIALGVTPVAYFSKDGTAGVPPWLQGELDPAKTQIVDAAGGVNAEKVGELAPDLILATADYGLEQEYDNLAKIAPTVGYATEWGAQTWQEHVQVVAQALGKTSEAASVIASGQAAIDQVRTQYPAAAGKTFTASVGNTAGKMFTLASEKDFAVQLLRSTGLKLSPAVADASKNEAGSPTGTVTPEQYDKLAADLVVVAFTSPDLRQAFESNQPVAGLKSGNYLVTDMRTISALRYPTVLDIPWVLEKLKPGFAKLS, from the coding sequence ATGTCTCGCAGGGTTCGCCTGCCCCGACTTCGCTCGCTCGTGGCCGCATCGGTCGCGGGCGTGCTCGGGCTCGGGCTCGTCGCGTGTGGTGACGTGCAGGATTCGTCGACGCAGACGGCGTCCTCCGCGAGTGCCGACCCTGCGGCCTTCCCGGTGAGCATCACGCACAAGTTCGGGACCACGAAGATCGAGAAGGCGCCGCAGCGCGTGGTGGTGATCGGGACGTCGAGCGACGACCTGGACGCGGCGATCGCCCTCGGCGTCACCCCGGTCGCCTACTTCAGCAAGGACGGCACGGCCGGCGTGCCGCCGTGGTTGCAGGGCGAGCTCGACCCGGCGAAGACGCAGATCGTCGACGCGGCCGGCGGCGTCAACGCGGAGAAGGTCGGCGAGCTGGCACCGGACCTGATCCTGGCGACCGCGGACTACGGTCTGGAGCAGGAGTACGACAACCTGGCCAAGATCGCGCCGACGGTCGGGTACGCGACCGAGTGGGGGGCGCAGACCTGGCAGGAGCACGTCCAGGTGGTGGCGCAGGCGCTGGGCAAGACCAGCGAGGCGGCGTCCGTGATCGCGTCCGGTCAGGCCGCCATCGACCAGGTCAGGACGCAGTACCCGGCCGCCGCGGGCAAGACGTTCACCGCCTCGGTGGGCAACACGGCGGGCAAGATGTTCACGCTGGCGTCCGAAAAGGACTTCGCGGTGCAGCTGCTGCGGTCGACCGGCCTGAAGCTGAGCCCGGCCGTCGCGGACGCATCGAAGAACGAGGCCGGCAGCCCGACGGGCACCGTGACGCCCGAGCAGTACGACAAGCTGGCCGCGGACCTGGTCGTGGTCGCCTTCACCTCGCCCGACCTGCGGCAGGCGTTCGAGAGCAACCAGCCGGTGGCCGGCCTCAAGAGCGGCAACTACCTGGTGACCGACATGCGGACGATCTCGGCCCTGCGCTACCCGACGGTGCTCGACATCCCGTGGGTGCTGGAGAAGCTGAAGCCCGGCTTCGCGAAGCTCTCCTGA